A window of the Sphaerobacter thermophilus DSM 20745 genome harbors these coding sequences:
- a CDS encoding slipin family protein, giving the protein MSPTFVVTVVVVLFVLIVLTSAIKVVQEYERGVVFRLGRLVGARGPGIILLIPFVERMVKVDLRTVTMDIPVQEVITRDNVTIRVNAVAYFRVMDPNAAIVNVADYIRATSQIAQTTLRSVLGQAELDELLAEREKINHTLQTIIDEQTEPWGIKVSIVEVKDVELPDIMQRAMARQAEAEREKRAKIIHAEGEYAAARQLADAAAVITSQPGALQLRFLQTLTEVSSERNSTILFPVPIDLLAPFLDKVGSVKAVGQGSND; this is encoded by the coding sequence AGCCCAACTTTTGTCGTGACCGTCGTCGTCGTCCTGTTCGTTCTCATCGTCCTGACGTCGGCCATCAAGGTCGTGCAGGAGTACGAGCGGGGCGTCGTCTTCCGCCTCGGGCGTCTCGTTGGCGCCCGCGGCCCCGGCATCATCCTGCTCATCCCGTTCGTTGAACGGATGGTGAAGGTCGATCTCCGCACCGTGACAATGGATATCCCGGTTCAGGAGGTCATCACCCGCGACAACGTCACGATCCGCGTGAACGCCGTCGCCTACTTCCGGGTGATGGACCCGAACGCGGCCATCGTCAACGTGGCCGACTACATCCGCGCCACGTCGCAGATCGCGCAGACGACGCTGCGGAGCGTGCTTGGTCAGGCCGAGCTGGACGAACTGCTGGCTGAGCGGGAGAAGATCAACCACACGCTGCAGACAATCATCGACGAGCAGACCGAGCCCTGGGGCATCAAGGTGAGCATCGTCGAGGTCAAGGACGTCGAGCTGCCCGACATCATGCAGCGGGCGATGGCCCGCCAGGCCGAGGCCGAGCGGGAGAAGCGGGCGAAGATCATCCACGCCGAGGGCGAGTACGCTGCCGCCCGGCAGCTCGCCGATGCGGCAGCCGTCATCACCTCACAGCCCGGCGCTCTCCAGCTTCGCTTCCTCCAGACGCTGACCGAGGTCTCCTCGGAGCGTAACAGCACCATCCTCTTCCCGGTCCCGATCGACTTGCTTGCCCCCTTCCTCGATAAGGTGGGTTCGGTCAAGGCCGTCGGACAGGGCAGCAACGACTAA
- the lhgO gene encoding L-2-hydroxyglutarate oxidase, with protein MVADERFDIAIVGAGIVGLATARELLTRRPGLRVGVLDKEPAIAQHQTGHNSGVIHAGVYYAPGSLKARACVAGKAKLIRFCEEHRIPYELCGKVIVATEESELPRLHELYKRGQANGVPGLELIGPRRLRELEPHVEGIQALYSPTTGIVDFGRVAHACADEVQARGGTILTGHEVIAITQRDGLRQLVTPVGTIEARVVITCAGVYADRVARLTGAPESPKIVPFRGDYYVLRPERAGMVRSLIYPVPDPRFPFLGVHFTRRIDGSVWLGPNAVLAFSREGYRFRDVNLRDLKETLAFPGFRKLARRYWRTGGAEMYRDLSKRSFLKELQRYMPDLRPDDLLPGPSGVRAQALAPDGSLVDDFVVDRQEGALHVRNAPSPAATSSLAIAELIADAVEETTDLGPARV; from the coding sequence ATGGTGGCAGACGAGCGATTCGACATTGCGATCGTGGGTGCCGGGATCGTGGGCCTGGCCACGGCCAGGGAGTTGCTCACGCGCCGGCCCGGGCTCCGCGTGGGTGTCCTCGACAAGGAACCGGCCATCGCCCAGCACCAGACCGGCCACAACAGCGGCGTGATCCACGCCGGGGTCTACTACGCCCCCGGCTCGCTCAAGGCTCGTGCCTGCGTCGCCGGCAAGGCGAAGCTGATCCGCTTCTGCGAAGAGCACCGCATCCCATACGAGCTGTGCGGCAAGGTCATCGTGGCGACGGAGGAGTCGGAGTTGCCGCGCCTGCACGAGCTCTACAAGCGTGGGCAGGCCAACGGCGTGCCGGGCCTGGAGTTGATCGGCCCGAGGCGGCTGCGGGAGCTCGAGCCGCACGTCGAGGGCATCCAGGCGCTCTACTCGCCCACGACCGGCATCGTCGACTTCGGCAGGGTCGCGCACGCGTGTGCTGACGAAGTTCAGGCGCGGGGCGGCACCATCCTGACCGGCCACGAGGTCATCGCCATCACCCAGCGGGACGGGCTCCGCCAGTTGGTCACCCCGGTCGGGACGATCGAGGCGCGGGTCGTGATCACCTGCGCCGGGGTCTACGCCGACCGCGTTGCGCGCCTGACCGGCGCGCCGGAGTCCCCGAAGATCGTCCCCTTCCGCGGCGACTACTACGTGCTACGCCCGGAACGCGCCGGGATGGTGCGGAGCCTGATCTACCCCGTGCCTGACCCCCGCTTCCCCTTCCTCGGGGTCCACTTCACGCGCCGGATCGACGGGAGCGTCTGGCTGGGACCGAACGCGGTGCTGGCCTTCTCCCGCGAGGGCTACCGCTTCCGGGACGTCAACCTCCGCGACCTGAAGGAGACCCTGGCGTTCCCGGGCTTCCGCAAACTGGCCCGGCGCTACTGGCGGACCGGGGGCGCCGAGATGTACCGCGACCTGAGCAAACGCAGCTTCCTCAAGGAGCTGCAGCGCTATATGCCCGACCTGCGGCCCGACGACCTCCTGCCGGGGCCGTCGGGGGTGCGGGCGCAGGCGCTCGCACCGGACGGGTCCCTCGTCGACGACTTCGTGGTGGATCGGCAAGAGGGCGCGCTCCACGTGCGCAACGCGCCCTCTCCCGCAGCGACCTCGTCGCTCGCCATCGCGGAGCTGATCGCGGATGCCGTCGAGGAGACCACGGATCTCGGCCCGGCGCGGGTGTAG
- a CDS encoding pyruvate, water dikinase regulatory protein translates to MERNQPRRCTIYVVSDGGGATAEAVVDAVTVQFPGVDFTIERHPGVRTREQVLAVVQEAARNNGIIVHTIVITEIRRLLLRECRQRVIDHVDLTGPLLGQISQHVGMRPLLRPGVSRGLSDEYFRRIDAIQFTVQHDDGQGIDSLHEADIVLVGVSRSSKTPLSIYLSMRGWKVANIPIVLGVEPPAKLDQIDQTRIVALTIDKDELVRIRQHRVRSLGADEDGDYADPEKVAEELAYCRRIVRRGYPWPTVDITGKSIEEAAKEVISLVESQRLRAALSERLGVDADPWTDGGWED, encoded by the coding sequence ATGGAGCGCAACCAGCCGCGACGCTGCACGATCTACGTCGTCTCCGACGGCGGCGGGGCCACGGCCGAAGCCGTGGTCGATGCCGTCACCGTTCAATTCCCCGGTGTCGATTTCACCATCGAGCGCCACCCCGGCGTGCGGACCCGCGAGCAGGTGCTGGCGGTGGTGCAAGAGGCGGCCCGCAACAACGGCATCATCGTCCATACCATCGTCATCACCGAGATCCGCCGTCTGCTGCTGCGTGAGTGCCGTCAGCGGGTGATCGACCATGTGGACCTGACCGGACCGCTGCTCGGGCAGATCTCCCAGCACGTCGGCATGCGCCCGCTGCTGCGGCCGGGCGTGTCGCGCGGGTTGAGCGACGAATACTTCCGCCGCATCGACGCGATCCAGTTCACCGTGCAGCACGACGACGGTCAGGGAATCGACAGCCTGCACGAGGCCGACATCGTGCTGGTCGGCGTCTCGCGCTCCTCGAAGACCCCGCTCAGCATCTACCTCTCGATGCGCGGCTGGAAGGTGGCGAACATCCCGATCGTGCTGGGGGTGGAGCCGCCTGCCAAGCTCGATCAGATCGATCAGACCCGCATCGTCGCCCTCACCATCGACAAGGACGAGCTGGTCCGCATCCGGCAGCACCGGGTGCGCTCGCTTGGGGCCGATGAGGACGGCGACTACGCTGATCCGGAGAAGGTCGCCGAGGAGCTGGCCTACTGCCGGCGTATCGTCCGGCGGGGCTATCCCTGGCCCACGGTCGACATCACGGGCAAGTCGATCGAGGAGGCGGCGAAGGAGGTTATCTCGCTGGTGGAGAGCCAGCGCCTGCGTGCCGCGCTGAGCGAACGCCTCGGTGTCGACGCCGATCCCTGGACCGACGGGGGCTGGGAGGACTGA
- a CDS encoding flippase activity-associated protein Agl23: MGRGDLTERDDLLETDHLPSRSAAAMHRARQMTGAQVAARPPRRGAAGILPTTISLETALYVLIFLAAVLTRFWDLGSRALHHDESLHTYYSWIYAEGFGYQHNPLMHGPFLFHANALLYLLFGASDYVSRVMPAVAGVIVVMLPWLLRGPRLLGRWGALFASALLLVSPSILFYSRFIRHDIYCLLGTFALAIAIVRYVERPEPRWAILGGLAIGFLFTTKEVSFIVLFIFVTFLAIAVALRAAPGLLLVAAGALVAFGAAAMTFKALGVGPLPGIPWDQPTSEQIWRFTVALFRHPVVVAAIGIALLAFVAAVWLLDRRRAGAGWIEGILGDAAEGSTAAALRALLTERHGLLIGAGLGTLVFVVLYTSVFSNMMGLASGTFGALGYWLGQQGVQRGEQPWFYYLLLVPQYEFVAALFFPVGIVCLGRRWLRARRGGSPLGHRHYVQGFLIYWAMLMLGVLSWAGEKMPWLTVHIALPLTLLAAALLGEAAEWLAQAWREWTPARRREALAAGAGVVGLAVAWFLVMAWASAGPYVEQETTFGTRLQRTLRPWAADHWWIVYIPWLLLALLLIAAAVRLGVRQMLATLALAGTVALALGQVHVGWHMTYRAGDVPTDMLIYVQTSPYVPRVTRELEALSQELTGGMNLEVWYDSGTQWPFNWYLRNFPNRRYFGTQLTETPTGPVVLVSQDNVTPQLERQLEDYVFQQYPMRWWFPEEQTYRRFAYAPELKNEGRQNYQDDQEPPFTLLDVAGSVWRSVWSLHEPEQQGKIFRLVAFRELPAPIGSYWFRVYVRADLVPYLNGLRY, from the coding sequence TTGGGGCGAGGCGACCTGACCGAACGGGACGATCTGTTGGAGACGGACCATCTTCCCTCGCGATCGGCCGCCGCGATGCACCGCGCGCGGCAGATGACCGGTGCGCAGGTCGCCGCGCGACCGCCGCGGCGGGGCGCTGCGGGCATCCTCCCGACCACCATCTCGCTGGAGACCGCCCTCTACGTTCTCATCTTCCTGGCCGCGGTCCTGACCCGCTTCTGGGATCTCGGCTCCCGCGCACTGCACCACGACGAGTCGCTCCATACCTACTACTCCTGGATCTACGCCGAGGGCTTCGGCTACCAGCACAACCCGTTGATGCACGGGCCGTTCCTGTTCCACGCCAACGCCCTGCTCTACCTGCTCTTCGGCGCGAGCGACTACGTATCGCGGGTCATGCCGGCCGTCGCCGGCGTCATCGTCGTCATGCTGCCCTGGCTGCTGCGCGGGCCGCGGCTGCTGGGGCGCTGGGGCGCGCTGTTCGCCTCGGCCCTCCTGCTGGTGTCGCCGTCGATCCTCTTCTACTCCCGCTTCATCCGGCACGACATCTACTGCCTGCTCGGGACGTTCGCGTTGGCCATCGCCATCGTGCGTTATGTTGAGCGACCCGAGCCGCGCTGGGCGATCCTCGGCGGGCTCGCTATTGGCTTCCTGTTCACCACCAAGGAAGTCAGCTTCATCGTGCTGTTCATCTTCGTGACCTTCCTGGCCATTGCCGTGGCCCTGCGCGCCGCGCCCGGCCTGCTGCTGGTCGCCGCCGGAGCGCTGGTCGCCTTCGGTGCGGCGGCGATGACGTTCAAGGCGCTGGGCGTCGGGCCGCTGCCCGGCATCCCCTGGGACCAGCCGACGAGCGAACAAATCTGGCGCTTCACTGTCGCACTCTTCCGGCACCCGGTCGTGGTGGCGGCCATCGGCATCGCGCTCCTGGCGTTCGTCGCCGCGGTGTGGCTGCTCGACCGCCGCCGCGCGGGGGCGGGTTGGATCGAGGGCATCCTCGGCGATGCGGCCGAAGGCTCGACCGCGGCCGCGCTGCGAGCCCTGCTCACCGAGCGGCACGGCCTGCTGATCGGCGCCGGGCTAGGCACGCTCGTCTTCGTCGTCCTCTACACCAGCGTCTTCTCGAACATGATGGGGCTGGCGAGCGGCACGTTCGGCGCCCTCGGATACTGGCTGGGACAGCAGGGCGTGCAGCGCGGTGAGCAGCCCTGGTTCTACTACCTGCTGCTGGTGCCCCAGTACGAGTTCGTCGCCGCCCTGTTCTTCCCGGTGGGCATCGTCTGCCTCGGCCGGCGCTGGCTCCGGGCACGGCGCGGCGGCAGCCCGCTCGGTCATCGCCACTACGTCCAGGGTTTCCTCATCTACTGGGCGATGCTGATGCTGGGTGTGCTCTCCTGGGCCGGTGAGAAGATGCCCTGGCTGACCGTCCACATCGCGCTGCCGCTGACGCTTCTGGCGGCCGCGCTGCTGGGCGAAGCCGCCGAATGGCTCGCCCAGGCCTGGCGCGAGTGGACGCCCGCCCGCCGCCGGGAGGCGCTGGCCGCCGGCGCCGGGGTCGTCGGGCTCGCCGTGGCGTGGTTCCTGGTCATGGCCTGGGCCAGCGCCGGGCCGTACGTGGAGCAGGAGACGACGTTCGGGACCCGCCTCCAGCGTACGCTTCGGCCCTGGGCCGCCGACCACTGGTGGATCGTCTACATCCCCTGGCTCCTGCTCGCCCTGCTCCTGATCGCGGCCGCGGTCCGGCTTGGAGTGAGGCAGATGCTCGCCACCCTGGCCCTGGCCGGCACCGTCGCTCTGGCGCTCGGACAGGTGCACGTCGGCTGGCACATGACCTACCGCGCGGGCGATGTCCCGACCGACATGCTGATCTACGTGCAGACCTCGCCCTACGTGCCCCGCGTGACCCGGGAACTGGAGGCGTTGTCCCAGGAGCTAACCGGCGGGATGAACCTGGAGGTCTGGTACGACTCGGGGACGCAGTGGCCGTTCAACTGGTACCTGCGCAACTTCCCCAACCGCCGCTACTTCGGCACCCAACTCACCGAGACACCCACCGGGCCGGTGGTGCTCGTCTCGCAGGACAACGTCACGCCGCAGTTGGAGCGGCAACTGGAGGACTACGTCTTCCAGCAGTACCCGATGCGCTGGTGGTTCCCGGAGGAGCAGACCTATCGCCGCTTCGCCTACGCGCCGGAGTTGAAGAACGAGGGCCGCCAGAACTACCAGGACGACCAGGAGCCGCCCTTCACCCTACTCGATGTCGCCGGGAGCGTCTGGCGCAGCGTCTGGTCGCTCCACGAACCCGAACAGCAGGGGAAGATCTTCCGACTGGTCGCGTTCCGCGAGTTGCCAGCGCCGATCGGGAGCTACTGGTTCCGTGTCTACGTCCGCGCCGATCTGGTCCCGTACCTGAACGGGCTGCGCTACTAG
- a CDS encoding glycosyltransferase family 39 protein, giving the protein MVHRLSVFDQADAAPDALDRRLDLSALSWEGVGWIAAALLAALVRLTQLTTWPLGADEARVATDGLALATGGTLSNDAWTHPLVVEAEGLAMFLFGPSDGVVRLVPALAGLGAIALLWPLRRWVGRGAALSAAILLALSPTLAFTARQAGAGSLLVAGSLLFLALLLHHLSQPTTLSAVATGAAAGLLLLTGPLGWVGLPLTAGAGIAMAGGRHARLRDLSGLAVGLLLVLITLSTVLFTRPAGFSAFISGSLGTLWREHLASAGTQWWMTPLVLVADEFLLLVLAVVAVWQVLVNREKLPFGTARPARAILAWAAVGTVVATIVAGSGADRYSLAVLPLVLAGGVGLGALVGGIDWAEVWSGRGLAFVVAVFLTFAALLSTFNTLGSTPATSARFAWLLTLAILILLVLVPLLLATVWLARRLNQPATGLVGLAALLVLGGVTLHTGVMLGATNVNRPGEPLLIGSTAPAVERWITRIERLSADLTTFTQNVQDPTGGHGFTIVLDEEIAQPFAWYLRDFPNLRVVDADEPATGTTPPDVVIALPEHVPALLGEHTDYVPRPYALTVPVPPSFAQPDWGALLASLTDPAQIRHFTEFLIDRQVSNPAEPRAFALVLRSDHAERVYGPTTETESR; this is encoded by the coding sequence GTGGTGCACCGCCTCTCGGTGTTCGATCAGGCCGACGCCGCGCCCGACGCCCTCGACCGGCGCCTGGACCTCTCCGCCCTCTCCTGGGAGGGGGTCGGGTGGATCGCGGCCGCCCTCTTGGCGGCGCTCGTGCGGCTCACCCAGCTCACCACCTGGCCGCTCGGGGCGGACGAGGCGCGCGTCGCGACCGACGGGCTGGCGCTCGCGACCGGCGGGACACTATCGAATGACGCCTGGACGCACCCGCTCGTGGTCGAGGCAGAGGGTCTGGCCATGTTCCTCTTCGGGCCGAGCGACGGGGTGGTGCGCCTCGTGCCCGCGCTGGCGGGCCTCGGGGCGATCGCACTGCTCTGGCCGCTGCGGCGCTGGGTTGGCCGCGGGGCGGCACTCAGTGCAGCCATCCTGCTGGCGCTGTCGCCGACCCTGGCCTTCACCGCCAGGCAGGCGGGAGCCGGGAGCCTGCTCGTCGCCGGGTCGCTCTTGTTCCTGGCCCTCCTGCTGCACCATCTGAGCCAACCCACGACCCTGTCGGCGGTAGCCACCGGAGCGGCCGCCGGGTTGCTGCTACTGACTGGCCCGCTCGGCTGGGTGGGACTGCCGCTCACCGCCGGAGCAGGCATCGCCATGGCGGGCGGGCGCCATGCCCGGCTGCGAGATCTCTCCGGCCTGGCAGTGGGCCTGCTGCTGGTGCTGATCACGCTCTCCACCGTCCTCTTCACGCGGCCCGCGGGCTTCTCGGCATTCATCTCCGGGAGCCTCGGCACTCTCTGGCGCGAGCACCTTGCCAGCGCAGGCACGCAGTGGTGGATGACCCCACTGGTGCTGGTCGCCGACGAGTTCCTCCTGCTCGTGCTGGCGGTCGTTGCGGTGTGGCAGGTCCTGGTCAACCGGGAGAAGCTGCCGTTCGGCACCGCTCGTCCGGCGCGGGCGATCCTCGCGTGGGCCGCGGTCGGGACGGTAGTCGCCACGATAGTCGCCGGCTCCGGCGCGGACCGATACAGCCTGGCAGTGCTGCCGCTGGTTCTGGCTGGCGGTGTGGGGCTCGGCGCGCTGGTCGGGGGGATCGACTGGGCGGAGGTCTGGAGTGGTCGCGGGCTGGCATTTGTGGTGGCGGTTTTCCTCACCTTCGCCGCGCTGCTCAGCACCTTCAACACGCTCGGAAGCACGCCGGCCACGTCCGCGCGCTTCGCCTGGCTGCTGACGCTGGCGATCCTGATCCTGCTGGTGCTGGTGCCGCTCCTGCTGGCGACGGTGTGGCTGGCACGCCGGCTCAATCAGCCGGCAACCGGCTTAGTGGGCCTTGCGGCGCTGCTCGTGCTCGGCGGGGTCACGCTGCACACCGGGGTGATGCTCGGCGCCACTAATGTCAACCGGCCCGGCGAGCCGCTGCTGATCGGCAGCACCGCGCCCGCCGTGGAGCGCTGGATCACCCGCATCGAGAGGTTGAGTGCAGACCTGACCACGTTCACCCAGAACGTGCAGGACCCGACCGGCGGCCACGGCTTTACGATCGTGCTCGATGAGGAGATCGCCCAGCCCTTCGCCTGGTACCTGCGCGACTTCCCGAACCTGCGCGTGGTCGACGCCGACGAGCCGGCGACCGGCACGACGCCGCCCGACGTCGTGATCGCCCTGCCGGAGCACGTGCCCGCGCTGCTCGGAGAACACACCGACTACGTCCCACGGCCCTACGCCCTGACGGTACCCGTGCCTCCCAGCTTCGCGCAGCCCGACTGGGGCGCGCTGCTGGCCAGCCTGACCGACCCGGCACAGATCCGCCATTTCACGGAATTCCTGATCGACCGGCAGGTCAGCAACCCCGCCGAGCCCCGGGCCTTCGCGCTGGTATTGCGTTCCGACCACGCGGAACGGGTGTATGGACCGACAACGGAAACGGAATCGCGGTAG
- a CDS encoding response regulator — MATRQLTQTILVVEDDPSIAELIAWALDDAGFVVHTAPSVAEALRLWEQAAPDLVVVDFLLPDGLGSDLVRAIRRHTDHDDIPTVVMSAHPRAREQARASGADACLQKPFDLDEFFVTVERLLGRDGAAERSLHD, encoded by the coding sequence ATGGCGACCAGGCAACTGACTCAGACGATACTTGTGGTGGAGGATGATCCCTCAATAGCGGAATTGATTGCCTGGGCGCTCGACGATGCTGGGTTTGTAGTGCATACCGCGCCCAGCGTGGCCGAGGCGCTGCGGCTCTGGGAGCAGGCGGCGCCGGATCTGGTGGTGGTGGACTTCCTGCTGCCGGACGGGCTGGGTTCCGACCTCGTCCGTGCGATCCGGCGGCACACTGACCACGACGACATCCCGACCGTGGTCATGTCCGCGCACCCGCGGGCGCGTGAGCAGGCCCGCGCCAGCGGCGCGGATGCATGCCTCCAGAAGCCCTTCGATCTCGATGAGTTCTTCGTTACCGTCGAGCGTCTCCTCGGGCGCGACGGCGCGGCGGAGCGCTCCCTCCACGACTGA
- the dxs gene encoding 1-deoxy-D-xylulose-5-phosphate synthase — translation MLLERVDSPEDLKALSLRELEQLAAEIRQTILDIIVGKTGGHFASNLGSVELAIALHYVFNSPQDKIVWDVGHQAYPHKLITGRRDRFHTIRQPGGLSGFLQREESPHDHFGAGHASTSISAALGMAVAGRLKGERFHTVAVIGDGALTGGMAYEALNNAGSLQVPLIVVLNDNEMSIAPNVGALPKYLSRIRTDERYTQAKIEVERLLHRMPQGDWLLELGKRMKDGLKEVVYHTMIWEELGFTYVGPVDGHNLRDLIETLQQVREIDGPVFVHAVTVKGKGYEPAENDPFKHHAASIKIPGAPPSPPKYQDVFGETLTALAREDERIVAITAAMPDGTGLLPFAKEHPKRFFDVGIAEQHAVTFAAGLATQGLRPVAAIYSTFLQRAFDQVVHDVCIQKLPVVLAMDRAGFAGEDGRTHHGLFDIAYLRCLPNMVLMAPKDENELRHMLKTAILYEDGPIALRYPRGAGVGVPLTGEPHPLPIGRGEVLREGDDITIVALGTMVLPAERAADILAEQGIHATVINARFVKPLDEELILSSAQRTGHLLTVEEAMLAGGFGSAVLELLAREGLRLPVTTLGVPDRIFDHAPQGVLRKQAGLDAETIAARAAALLGARPADVPVAGGGA, via the coding sequence ATGCTGCTGGAGCGAGTCGACAGCCCTGAGGATCTCAAGGCCCTCTCCCTGCGCGAGCTGGAGCAACTGGCTGCTGAGATCCGCCAGACGATCCTCGACATCATCGTCGGGAAGACCGGGGGCCACTTCGCATCCAACCTCGGTTCGGTCGAGTTAGCCATTGCCCTGCACTACGTCTTCAACTCCCCTCAGGACAAGATCGTGTGGGACGTCGGCCACCAGGCATACCCGCACAAGCTCATCACCGGCCGGCGTGATCGCTTCCACACCATCCGCCAGCCCGGAGGGCTCAGCGGCTTCCTGCAGCGCGAGGAGAGCCCGCACGACCACTTCGGCGCCGGGCACGCCAGCACGTCGATCTCCGCGGCCCTCGGTATGGCGGTCGCCGGCCGGCTGAAGGGCGAGCGCTTCCACACCGTCGCCGTGATCGGCGACGGCGCGCTCACCGGGGGCATGGCCTACGAGGCACTCAACAACGCCGGGAGCCTGCAGGTCCCGCTGATCGTCGTGCTCAACGACAACGAGATGTCGATCGCCCCCAACGTCGGGGCGCTTCCCAAGTACCTGAGTCGTATTAGGACCGACGAGCGGTACACCCAGGCCAAGATCGAGGTGGAACGCCTGCTCCACCGCATGCCCCAGGGCGACTGGCTCCTGGAGCTGGGCAAGCGCATGAAGGACGGCCTGAAAGAGGTCGTCTACCACACCATGATCTGGGAAGAGCTGGGCTTCACCTACGTCGGACCGGTCGACGGCCACAACCTGCGCGACCTGATCGAGACCCTCCAGCAGGTGCGGGAGATCGACGGCCCGGTCTTCGTCCACGCGGTGACGGTCAAGGGGAAAGGCTACGAGCCGGCCGAGAACGACCCCTTCAAGCACCACGCCGCGTCGATCAAGATCCCCGGCGCACCGCCCAGCCCGCCGAAGTACCAGGACGTCTTCGGTGAGACGCTGACCGCGCTGGCGCGCGAGGACGAGCGCATCGTCGCCATCACGGCGGCCATGCCGGACGGCACCGGGCTGCTGCCCTTTGCCAAGGAGCACCCGAAGCGCTTCTTCGACGTCGGCATCGCCGAGCAGCACGCAGTCACCTTCGCCGCCGGCCTCGCCACCCAAGGGCTGCGGCCCGTGGCAGCCATCTACTCGACCTTCCTCCAGCGGGCCTTCGACCAGGTGGTGCACGACGTCTGCATCCAGAAACTGCCGGTGGTCCTCGCCATGGACCGCGCAGGCTTCGCTGGGGAGGACGGGCGAACCCACCACGGCCTCTTCGACATCGCCTACCTGCGCTGCCTGCCGAACATGGTCTTGATGGCGCCGAAGGACGAAAACGAGCTGCGCCACATGCTCAAGACCGCCATCCTCTACGAGGATGGACCGATTGCACTGCGCTACCCGCGCGGCGCCGGGGTCGGCGTGCCGCTTACCGGGGAGCCACACCCGCTGCCGATCGGCCGGGGTGAAGTGCTGCGAGAGGGCGACGACATCACCATCGTCGCGCTCGGCACCATGGTCCTGCCCGCGGAGCGCGCGGCGGACATTCTGGCCGAGCAGGGGATCCACGCGACCGTCATCAATGCCCGCTTCGTCAAGCCACTGGACGAGGAGCTGATCCTCTCCAGCGCGCAGCGCACGGGCCACCTGCTCACCGTCGAGGAAGCCATGCTCGCAGGTGGCTTCGGCAGCGCCGTGTTGGAGCTCCTCGCCCGCGAGGGGCTGCGGCTACCGGTGACGACCCTCGGCGTGCCGGACCGGATTTTCGACCACGCGCCCCAGGGCGTGCTGCGCAAGCAGGCGGGCCTCGACGCCGAGACCATCGCCGCCCGCGCCGCGGCACTCCTCGGCGCCCGCCCGGCCGACGTTCCGGTCGCAGGCGGTGGTGCGTAG
- the rsmG gene encoding 16S rRNA (guanine(527)-N(7))-methyltransferase RsmG — MTALPTLTRLAEALGVALDATALDRFARYRDLLLDWNRRINLTRVTEPTEVEIRLFADSLLLIPYLRRFREANPDNPPRLADVGAGGGFPGLPLKIAMPDLDLTLIEATGKKVAFLDAAIAALDLAGARAVHGRAEELAHLPDYRGRFDVVTARAVARMPTLLEYCLPLLRPGGWGLFPKGRDAQDEAAEAANALATLHARLLAIDPAPVPELAGTAIVVVEQIKPVPPKYPRRAGLPAKRPL, encoded by the coding sequence ATGACCGCACTCCCGACTCTCACCAGACTTGCCGAGGCACTGGGCGTGGCGCTCGACGCCACGGCGCTCGACCGCTTCGCCCGATACCGGGATCTCTTGCTCGACTGGAACCGGCGGATCAACCTGACGCGGGTCACGGAGCCGACCGAGGTCGAGATCCGCCTCTTCGCCGACTCGCTGCTCCTCATCCCCTATCTGCGCCGCTTCCGTGAGGCGAATCCCGACAACCCTCCGCGGCTGGCAGATGTCGGCGCGGGGGGCGGGTTCCCCGGACTTCCGCTCAAGATCGCCATGCCCGACCTCGACCTGACGCTGATCGAGGCCACGGGCAAGAAGGTCGCCTTCCTCGACGCCGCCATTGCGGCGCTCGACCTAGCCGGCGCCCGCGCCGTGCACGGCCGTGCCGAGGAACTCGCGCACCTCCCGGACTACCGCGGTCGCTTCGACGTGGTGACAGCGCGGGCGGTGGCCCGGATGCCGACCCTGCTGGAGTACTGCCTGCCGTTGCTGCGTCCGGGTGGCTGGGGGTTGTTTCCCAAGGGTCGCGATGCGCAAGACGAGGCGGCCGAGGCCGCGAATGCGCTGGCGACCCTCCACGCGCGCCTGCTCGCGATCGACCCGGCGCCCGTGCCGGAGCTGGCCGGCACCGCGATCGTCGTGGTGGAGCAGATCAAACCCGTCCCGCCGAAGTACCCCCGCCGCGCCGGCCTACCCGCCAAGCGCCCGCTATAG